GTAAAAAGGTTCCCTCAGACTCCCTCCAAAAACTTTTAACGCCCTGCGGTTCATCCCGATTTTGCAAGCAAAATCGGGATGAACCGCAGGGAATTAAAAGTCTTTGAAGGGGGTCTGGGGGAAACTTTCTACAGAAAGTTTCCCCCAGGGTAATTAATCATGGTTTCCAAAAACTTCCCTCAGGAAGTGAGTCAGAGTTTCTTTGAGGAGGGTGTCCCTCTTTCTTTGCCATGCTCCAGGGTTACAATGAAAACGTCGTCTACCGGGGCGAGACCTACCACGTGCAGACCGAGGACGGCGGGGAGCGCAACCCGGTCATAACGACGCTCGTCTTCAAGGGCGGCGCCATACTCGCCTCGAAGAAGACGAGTTACGCGGACATAGTGGGTTCCGACAAGCTCGGGCAGGCGCTGCGCGAGATAATGAGCGAGCAGCACGGCGAGCTCATCGCCGCCGTGAAGGCCGGCCGTTTCGACGGCCGGCGGGAAGACGGCGCGGCGCCGGCGAAGGGCGCCGCCGGCGGTGAGGCGCCGCGGTCCCGGGCGGGCGCCGTGGGGGCCGCGCCTCCGGCTTCGCGGAAAGAGAAGCAGTCCGAGGCGGCCGACAACGGTCTCGACGAAGTGATAATGAAGTATCTCTCGCTCGACGGCGACGGGAGTTGAGCGGAGAAGCCCCGCCTCCACCCTCCATTTCCGGCATCCCGCGTCCCATGCCCCATGGGCGGCCGGGACATTACGACCGTGGAGAAGATAACTCGACATGACAGTAAGGGCCGTAAGGGGATTCAACGACATACTGCCCGGCACGACGGAAGTGTGGCGGCGCATAGAGGATGAGGCCGCGGCCCTCTTCCGAGCCTACGGCTTCTCGGAGATCAAGGTGCCGGTCGTCGAGAGGACCGAGCTCTTTGCGCGCTCCATAGGCGAGGCGACGGACATCGTCGAAAAGGAGATGTACACCTTCCGGGACCGCCGGGGCGATTCGCTCACCCTGCGGCCCGAGGGGACGGCGCCGGTGGTGAGGGCCTACATCGAGAACAAGCTCTACACGGCGCCGGTGACGAGACTCTTCTACGGGGGGCCCATGTTCCGTTACGAGCGTCCCCAGAAGGGGAGGTACCGCCAGTTCCACCAGATAGGGGCCGAGGTCCTTGGCGACGGCAGTCCCTGGATCGACGCCGAGACGATGGAGATGGCCGTGCGTCTCTTCGAGCGGCTCGGCGTGGAAGGGGCGGAGCTCCATGTCAATACTCTGGGGTGCGCGCAGTGCAGGCCGGGCTACAAGGCGGCGCTCAAGGACTTTCTTGACGCCCGGTCGGAGCGGCTTTGCGCCGACTGCCGCCGCAGGATGGAGACCAACCCCCTCAGGGCCCTTGACTGCAAGGTCCCGGCCTGTGTGGATGCCACGGCCGACGCCCCGGCCCTGACGGATCACGTCTGCCGGGAGTGTGCGGCTCACTTCGACGAGGTGCGCCGCTATCTCGCCCTCCTCGACGCTTCCTCTACCGTCAACCCGCGCATGGTGCGGGGCCTCGACTACTACACGCGGACGACCTTCGAGATAACGGCCGCTGGGCTGGGGGCCCAGAACGCCGTGGCCGCAGGAGGCCGCTACGACTCGCTGGTGCGGGAGCTGGGCGGACCGCAGACACCGTGTTTCGGCTTCGCCCTCGGCATGGAAAGGCTCTCCCTCGTGCTGGGAGAGCGCCCGGCGCCGCCCTCGCCGCTCTACTTCATCGCCCTGGGGCGGGAGGCCGAGCGCGCCGGGACGGAGCTCGTGCGGGGCCTCAGGAGCGCGGGGCTCACGGTCGTCACCGACTACGGCGAGGGATCGCTGCGCTCGAGGATGAAGCGGGCCCACCGCCTCGGCGCAAGCCGCACGCTCATCCTCGGCGACGACGAGCTCTGCCGGGGGGTGGTGACCGTGAAGGAGATGGCCACGGCCTCGCAGCAGGCGGTCCCGCTCGCCGAGGCGGTTTCAAGGCTCGCCGGCGCAATGGAAAGCCGCGGCGCACAGGCCCCGAAGGAGACGGTATGATGGGCCAGGCCATGATGCCGATGAACTTCATGGGCGCCTTCGTCATATTCCTCTGCGTGGCCCTGGCGGCGTTGTTTGTTCTCTGGCTCGTGCTGCCCTTCTCGGTCTTCGGCGTGAAGGACCTGCTCAGGGAGCTCATCGCCGAGCAGAAGAAGACCAACGAACTCCTCAAGGCCGTGATCGAAGACTCCGAAAAGGAGCAGGGACGCGGCGATTACGGCGACTTCCCGCCTCCCGGCGATATGGGACGCAGGGGAACTCGAAGAGACTCCGATTGATCGCCTCGGGGGAAACTTTATCGAGAGGGGCCGGGGGAGCGGGGGGGTGCCGCGGCCCCCGTCACGGGAGCTTCGATTTCCCTGCGGCTCCTTTCGATCTCGCCTGCCGGTTCGAGGGGATCGGGAGGCGTTGAAGGTTTTGGAGGGAATATCCTCGCGGGCCGACATGCGCGTGGGTCCTGGCGACCTTTGATAGTAGGATAATGGCGAAAAAGAGCCTTACCCTGGAGTTCGTGGCCGAGCTTCTCGAGGCCCGGGGCCTCATGGACGGGGCCCAGCGAAAGGAAGTCGCCATACGCGGCGAGACCCAGCGGGCCCGGCTCCAGAAGGCCCAGGAGTCGCAG
This genomic window from Deltaproteobacteria bacterium contains:
- a CDS encoding histidine--tRNA ligase, which produces MTVRAVRGFNDILPGTTEVWRRIEDEAAALFRAYGFSEIKVPVVERTELFARSIGEATDIVEKEMYTFRDRRGDSLTLRPEGTAPVVRAYIENKLYTAPVTRLFYGGPMFRYERPQKGRYRQFHQIGAEVLGDGSPWIDAETMEMAVRLFERLGVEGAELHVNTLGCAQCRPGYKAALKDFLDARSERLCADCRRRMETNPLRALDCKVPACVDATADAPALTDHVCRECAAHFDEVRRYLALLDASSTVNPRMVRGLDYYTRTTFEITAAGLGAQNAVAAGGRYDSLVRELGGPQTPCFGFALGMERLSLVLGERPAPPSPLYFIALGREAERAGTELVRGLRSAGLTVVTDYGEGSLRSRMKRAHRLGASRTLILGDDELCRGVVTVKEMATASQQAVPLAEAVSRLAGAMESRGAQAPKETV